DNA from Nymphaea colorata isolate Beijing-Zhang1983 chromosome 4, ASM883128v2, whole genome shotgun sequence:
AACAAGCTATTATTCTATCAATGCTTTGGTGGAAATAAAGCAATTTGTTACACACTATACATAAGACAGGTTATATACAGATTGCATATAAAAGCGGAAACAGGAGCAATGGCTTACACAGTCATGCAGGCACACCGAGGCATagtgcaggaaaaaaaattcaggaaacAGAAAAGCAGATTTCAAAGATAGTTGCAGTAAAAAAtgcagagaagaagaattcaAGGGGGAGGACTGCAGGAAGAAAGAATGGAGATTGATGCAATAGATTGGcttgctggaaaaaaaaatgcaaaaaagggaAATGTAAGATCCATGCGGTAGATTGGCACTGGCTGCGAAAAACAATTGCAGAAAGAGGAAAATTAATGTGGAGGATCTACACTGGCTAAAAggaacacagagagagagatgcatggGTTCCAATGTCAGAGAAGACAAGAACTAGTCCTGGTCTGTGCtccaatgagagagagagagattaatgaCACAGGCtggaaaaaattgcagaaagagGGAGACTAATGTTGATGATTAACACTGGCTAAAACAAAAACTAGAGAGGGGTCTTCACTCCAAGGTCTGAGAAAAAATAATGCAGAGTGTAGACCTGGTCTGTGCTCCAAAGAGAGGAAGAGCGAGCAGCAATTGATCAGTCACCAGTGGTGGTGGGGTGGGAAAACTGAACCTTACTGCTACTGGTAGGAAGAATgaacagcgagagagagagagggaaggggaaCAAAGAGTAGTCACCGGGCTTTGGTTCCTAATTGCCAGAAACACTGGTTACTTCTCCCTAAGGGGAAGGagctgagagagagaaaaagagagtaaTGTGGGAAGTAgaatgagagagaagaaagagctgGGGCCGCGACCTGGGAGGAGGGAGGTGTGCTGGTGGGTGGGGTGGGGTTGAAGGagctttctatttctttttcatcaaattgaGGATGTTTTAGAGCTGTCATTTTGATTGATTGCTGTTGTCTCAAGTTGTGAAAGAActcatttttaacaaaaagtcTGGTGTGGCCAATCACTCTGGACTCTCATTGAACATGTTGATTTCTGCACCTGCACCTAAGCGTGACTTAGGTTAAAAATTGATGATGTTTACATACTTTGAGCAGTAAACATGGAGGTCTGTTGAATTCTTGATTGGGTAATTTTAGGTTAATTTTGTATTATGCAACTTCAAAGTAATCACTTTCGTTTGCTATAAAATGCATGCTTTTTATGGATTGGATAATGTTAACTTGCACACATCAGCAACACTGCTATTGCTTCTTGGATACAGGCAGATATGAAGGCATGGCATGCAGTCAGGATTTATGACACCTTTTTCTATTCATGTGATGTTATTCACTTCTAGTTAGGTGTTTTGGTGTTCATACATTACGTGCTTATTAGGATGATGGTTGGTGGTTTCATCACTTCATGTACAATAACATCATAGCTATAGCACATAAATTTGGATTGTACCTATAGGAATTCATGCATGTCACATGAATTCAGATGAAAACACGGGCATATGGTCATTCATATGAAGTTTTGGTAAATAAAGGCATGTAGAATGGGAGCAACAGCAGGGTATTCTTATGGCAGACCACACAATCATGTagcttttcaagttttacttcATATTTGCCGGTTTGCCCCTTCACGTTGTTATCTATGTTGTGTCAAAACCAATGTTGTTGAAATCTGTTTCTAAaactgtttttttcttcaaaagattCAGAGCATTagatcaaatcaaaattttctttaaatcagaaaaattaaattacaattttctttaggtccaaaaatatataaaaataaataaaaattaagagtTCTTTAAAAATTACAACAGAGAAGTAAATATTGGTTTTATAAGGTTCTATCAATCAGAAAGAGATAATTAGtaattgttctttatttttttcatgtctttctTTAGTATTGCTTCTAACTAGTGGTCACCTCTTTATAAAGTGGTGATCCTTCAAACTGGTTATGGATATTACAGGTTTTTGCATTTAATTCCATGTAGGTAGTGAAAGAAATGTCTCCACGTTGACATTAGATGGTATTGATGTGATGGGGGAGCGTTTGGCAGAAGAGGTTTTGCTCTTTTCTGGAGTATTCATTTAGTCTTAAAGGCTAAAGCATTCGTATACTGTATCTCCTGAAAGTTTATGGCAAATGTATCTGTTAGGTGGAAGAAGTTATTACACAAATGCCTGGTGTTCGCAAGATCTCATTTGTTGCACACTCTTTGGGAGGGCTAGTTGCTAGGTATGCTATTGGCAGACTATACCGCCCCCCTTCTTCAGAGAAAGGCTCTCACGAAGGGACAATCTGCGGTCTGGAAGCAATGAATTTCATTACAGTTGCAACACCTCATCTTGGTTCAAGGGGTTACAAACAGGTATCATTCTCGTGCTCTTTGATAAGTAAATGATGTCCTTGATGACACAAGTAGTTTCTCTTCTTCCTATTTTCTGCGCCAAATATTTGATGTATTATAGTGTAAAAACAGACCTCTATGTGGTTTGCTCCTACAAGATCTTAACCTCTATTAGCTTTACGCTGTACTATGACATGGATATGGGTGCCAGTCAAACATGTTTGTGTTGTTTATTCCAATGTTTGCTTTTAATGCAACTAAAGGTACAGTTTCCTTTGCGGTATCACAACTTAGCATCTTCCATTCACAggttccctttctttttggtgttGCTGTGTTTGAAAGAGCTGCTTGTCAGATGAGTCACTGGATCTTTGGGAGAACTGGCAGGCATCTTTTTCTTACTGATTGTGAAGGGGAACCACCTCTACTTCAACGCATGGTGGCAGATTGTGGCGACCTACATTTCATGTATGTACTTGGTGTGTCTTTACTTTCCAGTACCTGTTTTAAGTATGAACCTTCTGCAGGATTCCTatcaaaagatttttcatgTTACTTGATAATGTAGGTCAGCACTACGGGCATTTAGACGAAGAGTAGCATATGCTAATGTTAACTATGACCGTATCCTTCTTTTATCAGATTTTCTGATATTTCTTTCAATCTAGCAAGGTCTAGGGCTTCCTTTTTGCCCTTAACTGATACTCAGATATTGTTGGCTGGAGAACTGCATCGATTCGGTGTAATCATGAATTGCCGAAGGTATACTATTGTTTCTCTACCCCTTTAATAcctttatttgtttcaaatttcaaaaattctacAATTTCGTAGGAGCACTGGGAGGATTCACTAAATGAGAAGTATCCACATATTGTGCATGAAGAGGTTGTCGGGGGATGCACAGAACGATATGAACCATCGTCATGCATAAATGATGAATTTGATATGCTG
Protein-coding regions in this window:
- the LOC116252557 gene encoding lipid droplet phospholipase 1-like isoform X2, with the translated sequence MPEDSGNGVRSSAVANGGGTTVWRPSASAAPDHLVVMVNGILGSVTDWKFGAEQFARMLPDKVVVHCSERNVSTLTLDGIDVMGERLAEEVEEVITQMPGVRKISFVAHSLGGLVARYAIGRLYRPPSSEKGSHEGTICGLEAMNFITVATPHLGSRGYKQVPFLFGVAVFERAACQMSHWIFGRTGRHLFLTDCEGEPPLLQRMVADCGDLHFMSALRAFRRRVAYANVNYDHIVGWRTASIRCNHELPKEHWEDSLNEKYPHIVHEEVVGGCTERYEPSSCINDEFDMLEDRLAYGLLRVPWERVDVSFHTSKWRFVAHSLIQVKIPSVHSEGVDCIMHIIDNFIC
- the LOC116252557 gene encoding lipid droplet phospholipase 1-like isoform X1, with product MVVIFFLLAIPLLILVQSFWFARKRKGMPEDSGNGVRSSAVANGGGTTVWRPSASAAPDHLVVMVNGILGSVTDWKFGAEQFARMLPDKVVVHCSERNVSTLTLDGIDVMGERLAEEVEEVITQMPGVRKISFVAHSLGGLVARYAIGRLYRPPSSEKGSHEGTICGLEAMNFITVATPHLGSRGYKQVPFLFGVAVFERAACQMSHWIFGRTGRHLFLTDCEGEPPLLQRMVADCGDLHFMSALRAFRRRVAYANVNYDHIVGWRTASIRCNHELPKEHWEDSLNEKYPHIVHEEVVGGCTERYEPSSCINDEFDMLEDRLAYGLLRVPWERVDVSFHTSKWRFVAHSLIQVKIPSVHSEGVDCIMHIIDNFIC